One segment of Panicum virgatum strain AP13 chromosome 3K, P.virgatum_v5, whole genome shotgun sequence DNA contains the following:
- the LOC120698496 gene encoding disease resistance protein RGA5-like isoform X1, with amino-acid sequence MEQSAQLFYRRLFNPEEKCPSQLEEISSKILEKCAGLPLAIIAISGLLSSKEKTKEQWDQVKNSIGRRLERNSSVEIISEILSLSYSDLPLHLKTCLLYLSIFPKDYTIVKEDLIRRWIGEGFIYEQNGVAAYNSGERCFTDLINRSLIQPGGKDKFDEVNCCRVHDTVLDFIVSKAIEENFVTLIGVPGIIPIARNKVRRLSIQNDGQIPSGLILSSVRSLNVFGGNVEIPSLSEFRLLRVVAFEDCGQLEDDHLADVGNLLHLRYLKLNHTHAVTKLPEETAKLQHLRTLDVHGHNKIMEIPAAIYQVERLECLVTLVTDDYTILPDEIADMKALRVLEGVNVYIHSVDIIKRLGELTNLRKLGMLFVNSDADEEWEEKYGEIVSSIYKLTQANLDSLHIHTVNEPPELLDNLSKEHPEPLGLRELVIEGDDVSGLAAWWGLLVNLQKLLFCAYERVREEDVETLRRLSDLKYLCIHLWDAPDDPEVKAPLERAMKAHPNRPKLVWIDEY; translated from the coding sequence ATGGAGCAGTCAGCACAATTATTCTACAGAAGATTATTCAACCCAGAAGAGAAATGCCCTTCACAGCTTGAAGAAATTTCTAGCAAAATCTTGGAGAAATGTGCTGGCTTACCGTTAGCGATTATTGCTATATCTGGCTTGCTGTCCAGCAAGGAAAAAACAAAGGAGCAGTGGGATCAAGTGAAAAATTCGATTGGCCGTCGACTTGAAAGAAATTCTAGTGTTGAAATAATATCAGAGATACTGTCCCTCAGTTACTCCGATCTTCCTCTCCATCTTAAAACTTGCCTACTGTACCTCAGTATATTTCCAAAAGATTATACCATTGTGAAGGAGGATTTGATAAGGAGGTGGATTGGTGAAGGATTCATCTATGAACAGAACGGAGTTGCAGCATACAATTCAGGCGAGAGGTGTTTTACTGATCTCATCAATAGGAGCCTGATCCAACCAGGAGGGAAAGACAAATTTGATGAGGTGAATTGCTGCCGAGTTCATGACACAGTACTTGATTTCATTGTATCCAAGGCTATTGAAGAGAACTTTGTTACTTTAATAGGAGTACCTGGTATAATTCCTATTGCTAGAAACAAGGTCCGTCGGTTGTCTATCCAGAATGATGGTCAAATCCCATCAGGGCTAATTTTATCTAGCGTCAGGTCACTTAATGTTTTTGGCGGTAATGTGGAAATCCCATCTCTGTCAGAGTTTAGACTCTTGCGTGTTGTAGCCTTTGAAGATTGTGGGCAGTTAGAAGATGATCATCTTGCAGATGTAGGCAATTTGTTGCACCTCAGGTATCTGAAGCTCAACCATACACATGCTGTTACAAAGCTTCCAGAAGAAACAGCAAAGCTACAACACTTGAGGACACTCGACGTACATGGGCACAACAAAATAATGGAAATTCCAGCCGCCATTTATCAGGTTGAACGATTGGAATGTCTGGTAACTCTAGTTACAGACGATTATACTATATTGCCTGATGAAATTGCAGACATGAAAGCACTGAGGGTGTTGGAAGGTGTTAATGTGTATATTCACTCGGTCGACATCATTAAGCGGCTTGGTGAGCTAACAAATCTGAGGAAGCTGGGCATGCTATTCGTCAACAGCGATGCTGACGAAGAATGGGAGGAGAAATATGGAGAGATCGTCTCTTCGATCTATAAGCTTACCCAAGCAAACCTTGATTCTCTGCATATTCATACCGTAAATGAGCCGCCAGAGTTGCTGGACAATCTAAGCAAAGAACACCCTGAGCCACTTGGCCTTCGGGAACTTGTCATTGAGGGGGATGACGTCTCAGGCCTTGCAGCGTGGTGGGGTTTACTTGTGAACCTCCAGAAGTTACTCTTCTGTGCGTATGAAAGAGTTCGCGAGGAAGATGTGGAGACCCTTAGAAGGCTATCAGATCTGAAGTACCTCTGCATCCATCTCTGGGATGCACCCGACGATCCTGAAGTGAAGGCTCCCCTGGAGAGAGCAATGAAGGCCCATCCCAACCGTCCCAAATTGGTATGGATAGATGAGTACTAG
- the LOC120698497 gene encoding translation initiation factor IF-2-like — translation MSTECSDLGEEFWLPEEFLDDDFFSEEEKAAVAARSESDEEDILAGLSRRLAGLLGDDAERKAPAKEEVTVGSPQSTLCGLPKSGQESPNGGASKGTSPPSSPLEQRPADPWELLYEAAGQVARMRSVTNRIPVPTNAYGFSGHGGFAPPARKPSPPPVAPPAAKATAGGYYHPFAHLVSQRQMQAAQFHLLKQQQLLKLQRELHLAAAAAWSARQGAGAKPVGCGGGDAPPGLNPAAWPPLQKPPTQHQAPSPRAAAGMRAVFLTPPGAKRERNGTGVFLPRPAGAPAEPKRKTGCSTVLVPARVVQALNLNLDDLGAQPRYPGGFVLDHDALISRSNLLASQKRRAAAPAVASPALCHST, via the exons ATGTCGACCGAGTGCTCGGACCTCGGGGAGGAGTTCTGGCTCCCGGAGGAGTTCCTGGACGACGACTTCTTCTctgaggaggagaaggcggcggtggccgcccGGAGCGAGAGCGACGAGGAGGACATCCTGGCCGGCCTCTCGCGCCGCCTCGCGGGGCTCCTCGGGGATGACGCCGAGCGGAAGGCGCCCGCCAAG GAGGAGGTGACGGTTGGGTCGCCGCAGTCGACGCTCTGCGGGCTGCCCAAGTCCGGCCAGGAGAGCCCGAACGGCGGGGCGTCCAAggggacctcgccgccgtcgtcgccgctggagcagcggccggcggaCCCGTGGGAGCTCCTCTACGAGGCGGCCGGGCAGGTCGCCCGCATGCGGTCGGTGACCAACAGGATCCCGGTGCCCACCAACGCATACGGCTTCAGCGGCCACGGTGGgttcgcgccgccggcgaggaagccgtcgccgcccccggtagcgccgcccgccgccaagGCTACGGCCGGCGGGTACTACCACCCGTTCGCTCACTTGGTCTCGCAGCGCCAGATGCAGGCCGCTCAG TTCCATCTCCTCAAGCAACAGCAGCTGCTCAAGCTGCAGCGCGAGCTCCacctggccgcggccgcggcgtggaGCGCGCGCCAGGGCGCTGGTGCGAAGCCCgttggctgcggcggcggcgacgcgcctCCCGGTCTGAACCCGGCGGCGTGGCCCCCGCTTCAGAAGCCGCCGACGCAGCACCAGGCTCCGTCGCCCCGTGCCGCTGCTGGCATGCGCGCCGTGTTCCTCACCCCGCCCGGCGCCAAGCGCGAGCGCAATGGCACCGGTGTCTTCCTCCCACGCCCTGCCGGCGCTCCGGCGGAGCCGAAGAGAAAGACAG GGTGTTCGACGGTTCTTGTCCCCGCCCGGGTCGTGCAAGCTCTGAACCTCAACCTTGACGACCTCGGCGCCCAGCCTCGCTACCCCGGTGGCTTCGTTCTCGATCACG ATGCCTTGATTAGTCGTAGCAACTTGCTGGCGAGCCAGAAGCGCCGCGCTGCGGCACCAGCCGTGGCCTCGCCGGCACTGTGCCACAGTACTTGA